The proteins below come from a single Thermotoga sp. KOL6 genomic window:
- a CDS encoding ABC transporter ATP-binding protein codes for MKKSYGKKVVLDSLSFSLEEGKALGIVGQNSSGKTTLLKILATIIKPDSGKLFLFGKNALKDFRDVRREVAFVPEFPSLVEEISIYENLLFFSHLKRTHLKEDIIVDLMLEPFLDTIVQNASKGVKQRTAIAVALLGEPKLLILDEPTSGLDSKSTEIVRNLLKKLKKKGVTMVVSSHIKEDIEGLCDVVLSINNEHKGD; via the coding sequence TTGAAAAAATCCTATGGCAAAAAAGTCGTGTTAGATAGCCTTTCTTTCTCTTTAGAGGAAGGAAAAGCACTAGGTATAGTTGGACAAAATTCGTCTGGAAAGACCACTCTTTTGAAAATCCTGGCGACTATTATAAAACCAGACTCAGGAAAACTATTCCTTTTTGGGAAAAACGCCCTCAAAGATTTCAGAGACGTCCGCCGTGAGGTAGCTTTTGTTCCGGAATTCCCGTCTCTTGTCGAAGAGATATCCATTTACGAAAACCTTCTCTTTTTTTCACACCTTAAAAGAACACACCTTAAAGAAGATATAATAGTAGATCTTATGTTGGAACCATTCCTGGACACGATCGTTCAGAATGCCTCCAAAGGAGTGAAACAACGAACAGCAATAGCAGTTGCTTTGCTGGGAGAACCGAAATTGTTGATTTTGGATGAACCCACCAGTGGATTGGATTCGAAATCAACTGAAATTGTGAGAAATCTTTTGAAAAAGCTGAAGAAGAAAGGGGTTACAATGGTTGTTTCCTCTCACATAAAAGAGGACATAGAAGGTTTATGTGATGTAGTGTTGTCCATAAACAACGAGCACAAGGGGGATTGA
- a CDS encoding sulfide/dihydroorotate dehydrogenase-like FAD/NAD-binding protein: MNEIVKKEKLAGDIVDFWIRSPVIAKESQPGQFVVVRIHEKGERIPLTIADTKPSEGMFRMVVKVVGKTTHQLSLLEEGDTILDVVGPLGNPSEIRHYGSVLLVGGGVGIATLYPIARALKKAGNQVTTILGARSKDYLIMVREFEEISEVFLVTDDGSVGMKGVVTDAMDILFKKRNFDICWAVGPTIMMKFCTLKAKEFGVPIWVSLNPIMVDGTGMCGACRVTVANQIKFACVDGPEFRGEEVDWDELLKRLSQYKEQEKLSYEIFLKAAGDKQ, from the coding sequence ATGAACGAGATCGTGAAAAAGGAAAAACTTGCGGGGGATATTGTTGATTTTTGGATTCGATCGCCTGTGATCGCGAAAGAATCGCAGCCTGGCCAATTCGTTGTTGTAAGAATTCATGAAAAAGGTGAGAGGATCCCGTTGACGATCGCAGATACGAAACCAAGTGAAGGAATGTTTAGGATGGTTGTTAAAGTGGTAGGAAAAACCACCCACCAGCTTTCGCTTTTAGAAGAAGGGGACACCATTCTCGACGTGGTGGGTCCACTCGGAAATCCCAGCGAAATTCGCCATTATGGGAGCGTTCTACTCGTTGGTGGTGGAGTGGGAATAGCCACTCTCTATCCAATAGCCCGTGCATTGAAAAAAGCCGGCAATCAGGTGACTACGATTCTAGGAGCTCGCTCAAAGGATTATCTGATAATGGTCAGGGAATTTGAGGAAATATCCGAAGTCTTTCTTGTGACGGACGATGGAAGTGTGGGAATGAAGGGAGTCGTCACCGATGCAATGGATATTCTTTTCAAGAAGAGAAATTTTGATATTTGCTGGGCAGTTGGTCCAACGATTATGATGAAGTTCTGCACTCTCAAAGCTAAAGAGTTTGGTGTCCCAATATGGGTATCACTGAATCCCATAATGGTCGACGGAACAGGTATGTGCGGGGCCTGTAGGGTCACGGTAGCAAACCAGATAAAATTCGCGTGTGTAGATGGTCCCGAGTTCAGAGGAGAGGAAGTAGATTGGGACGAATTGCTCAAGAGACTTTCACAATACAAAGAACAAGAAAAGTTGTCTTATGAAATATTTCTCAAGGCGGCAGGTGATAAGCAATGA
- the gltA gene encoding NADPH-dependent glutamate synthase translates to MKNKKTPMREQPPEIRKRNFEEVALGYSLEEAVTEAQRCLQCPTHPCVSGCPVGIDIPGFIKKLKEGKLEESYRILKSYNNLPAICGRVCPQEVQCESRCVVGKIKDSEPVAIGRLERFVADWAADNLKEEMESSPISRKEKVAVVGSGPSGLTVAADLAKLGYQVDVFEAFHKPGGVLVYGIPEFRLPKKIVEREVNYIRKLGVKIHTNVVVGKTLKVGRLLNEYDAIFIGTGAGTPRFMGIPGTNLNGVYSANEFLTRVNLMKAYLFPEYDTPIRVGKTVAVIGAGNTAMDAARSALRLGAKKVYIVYRRTEREMPARREEYHHALEEGIEFLWLTLPVRYLGDANGNVRAMECVKMELKGIDRSGRPKPVPIEGSNFSIEVDMVIEAIGQGPNRVLLSEFPGLELNERGYIKADKDTGATSVRGVFAGGDIVTGAATVIEAMGAGKRAAQFIHAYLSGEWDPWKQE, encoded by the coding sequence ATGAAAAACAAAAAAACTCCTATGAGAGAACAGCCACCAGAAATCAGAAAAAGAAATTTCGAAGAGGTAGCATTGGGTTACTCTCTGGAAGAAGCTGTTACCGAAGCCCAAAGATGTCTCCAATGTCCAACGCATCCGTGCGTCTCTGGTTGTCCAGTAGGAATTGATATACCTGGATTCATAAAGAAACTAAAAGAGGGGAAACTGGAAGAATCTTATCGGATTTTGAAAAGTTACAACAATCTTCCGGCTATATGCGGAAGGGTTTGCCCACAAGAAGTTCAGTGCGAGTCGAGATGTGTCGTCGGTAAAATAAAAGACAGTGAACCCGTTGCTATAGGAAGGTTGGAAAGATTCGTAGCAGATTGGGCAGCGGATAATCTGAAAGAAGAAATGGAGAGCTCTCCCATTTCCCGAAAGGAAAAAGTAGCGGTCGTTGGATCAGGTCCTTCGGGGCTCACCGTTGCAGCGGATTTAGCGAAACTTGGTTACCAAGTGGATGTTTTCGAGGCTTTCCATAAGCCTGGCGGCGTTCTTGTATATGGAATACCAGAGTTTCGTCTTCCAAAAAAAATAGTAGAAAGAGAAGTGAATTACATAAGAAAACTCGGTGTGAAAATTCATACAAACGTGGTTGTAGGAAAAACCTTGAAAGTTGGAAGATTACTCAACGAATACGATGCCATTTTCATAGGAACGGGAGCAGGTACTCCAAGGTTCATGGGAATTCCAGGTACGAACTTGAACGGTGTTTATTCTGCAAACGAATTTCTCACCAGGGTGAATCTGATGAAAGCCTACTTGTTTCCAGAATATGATACACCGATACGTGTAGGAAAAACAGTGGCCGTAATAGGAGCGGGAAATACAGCTATGGATGCCGCAAGGAGTGCTTTGAGGTTGGGAGCCAAAAAGGTTTACATTGTTTACAGAAGAACGGAGCGGGAAATGCCAGCTAGGAGAGAAGAATACCATCATGCTTTAGAGGAAGGAATCGAATTTCTCTGGCTTACACTTCCAGTACGTTACCTCGGTGATGCCAATGGAAACGTGAGGGCGATGGAATGTGTGAAAATGGAACTCAAAGGCATTGACCGCTCCGGGAGACCCAAACCTGTTCCAATAGAGGGAAGCAACTTTTCTATAGAGGTTGATATGGTCATAGAAGCTATTGGTCAAGGTCCAAATCGGGTTCTACTTTCTGAATTCCCGGGTCTCGAACTCAACGAAAGAGGTTATATAAAAGCCGACAAGGATACCGGTGCAACGAGTGTGAGAGGTGTCTTCGCTGGTGGAGACATTGTTACAGGTGCGGCCACGGTTATAGAAGCAATGGGAGCCGGAAAACGGGCGGCACAGTTCATCCACGCATATTTATCGGGAGAATGGGATCCATGGAAACAAGAGTGA
- a CDS encoding dihydrofolate reductase family protein: protein METRVIFVFAMDLTGKIASPLKDWNSKEDRENFKEITKRIGNVVMGRVTFEEIGRPLPERFNVVLSRRTYSSKDPLLTFLNASPEDVVQFLKDKGFKEIAVIGGKTVFTEFLKRGIVDEIFVTLEPYIFGEGISAFGEFERWFPLKLLETKRLNEKGTLFLKYSVEKSHR from the coding sequence ATGGAAACAAGAGTGATTTTCGTTTTTGCAATGGACTTAACAGGGAAAATAGCCTCTCCTCTGAAAGATTGGAATTCCAAAGAGGACAGAGAGAATTTTAAAGAAATCACCAAAAGAATAGGAAACGTGGTGATGGGGAGGGTAACGTTCGAAGAAATAGGAAGGCCCCTTCCAGAAAGGTTCAACGTGGTTCTCTCTCGCAGGACCTATTCTTCAAAGGACCCTCTTCTTACTTTTTTGAACGCTTCCCCTGAAGATGTGGTACAATTCTTAAAAGATAAAGGGTTCAAAGAGATAGCAGTAATAGGGGGAAAAACCGTGTTCACTGAGTTCCTGAAGAGAGGGATTGTAGACGAAATCTTTGTTACTTTGGAACCGTACATCTTCGGCGAAGGGATCTCCGCGTTTGGAGAATTTGAAAGGTGGTTTCCTCTAAAACTCTTGGAAACGAAGCGATTGAACGAAAAAGGTACGTTGTTTCTCAAATATTCTGTAGAAAAATCGCACCGTTAG
- a CDS encoding bifunctional aspartate carbamoyltransferase catalytic subunit/aspartate carbamoyltransferase regulatory subunit: MRNDFLGRTLAVIEDLSVEEQMFLYEKTRELKQKWHNGEDVSSFKIKKRNVGIYIVFVEPSTRTKESFVNAAKFHSGPNVKVNVFSSEHSSFNKQESYVDTFSMLTSYSDYSIFVVRTKLEGVCRLLERKVSEFAARNKIEVPSFINAGDGKHEHPTQELLDEYTFLEQNNFDTSFIHLALVGDLLHGRTVHSKVNGLKIFKSVKVDLVAPEELAMPDHYVEKMKENGFEVRTFSSIEEYLKQEDVAKIWYFTRLQLERMGEDILEKVHKLREAVTFKKEFLERLPEGVKFYHPLPRHKLYPTIPNFLDHLSLNGWETQARNGYWVRIVLLSMFGGSITAPFDTSKRNVEPEDDFIIPVPVVHGNKGVQKDGKRGIKPIDNGTVIDHIAKGKSPEEIYATILKIRKILHLYDVDSADGIFRSSDGNFKGYISLPSRYLSKREIKKLAAISPNTTVNIIKNCSVAEKYRIKLPPTIYGFEELRCKNEYCITNPVHGENVSPSFVRNKKGQFICEYCETPHSFEEIWSI; this comes from the coding sequence TTGAGAAATGATTTTCTTGGAAGAACTCTGGCTGTCATAGAAGATTTGAGTGTAGAAGAACAGATGTTTCTATACGAAAAAACTCGAGAATTGAAACAAAAATGGCACAATGGTGAGGATGTGTCCAGTTTCAAAATAAAAAAGAGAAACGTGGGGATATATATTGTGTTCGTTGAACCGAGTACCAGAACGAAGGAATCTTTCGTAAACGCAGCTAAGTTTCACTCTGGGCCAAATGTGAAAGTGAATGTCTTCAGTTCTGAACATTCTTCTTTCAACAAACAAGAGAGCTATGTGGATACCTTTTCCATGCTAACAAGCTACAGTGATTACTCCATATTCGTGGTTAGAACGAAGTTGGAAGGCGTTTGTAGGTTATTAGAAAGAAAGGTTTCTGAATTCGCTGCTAGAAACAAGATAGAAGTACCATCTTTCATAAATGCAGGAGATGGGAAACACGAACATCCTACTCAGGAACTTCTCGACGAATACACCTTCCTCGAGCAAAACAATTTCGACACCTCGTTCATTCACTTAGCCTTGGTAGGGGATCTACTCCACGGCAGGACAGTTCATTCGAAGGTGAACGGCCTCAAAATATTCAAAAGCGTGAAGGTAGATCTTGTTGCACCTGAGGAACTAGCCATGCCAGATCATTACGTAGAAAAAATGAAAGAAAATGGATTCGAAGTGAGAACATTCTCTTCAATAGAAGAATATTTGAAACAAGAAGATGTCGCCAAAATATGGTATTTCACAAGACTTCAGCTTGAGAGGATGGGAGAAGATATTCTGGAAAAGGTACACAAATTGAGAGAAGCGGTTACTTTCAAAAAAGAATTTTTGGAAAGACTTCCAGAAGGCGTTAAATTTTATCACCCTCTGCCCCGTCACAAACTCTACCCCACCATCCCAAATTTTCTGGATCATCTCTCCTTAAACGGATGGGAAACTCAAGCAAGAAACGGATATTGGGTGAGGATAGTCTTACTTTCCATGTTCGGTGGATCTATCACCGCTCCTTTCGATACTTCGAAAAGAAATGTAGAACCAGAAGACGACTTCATCATACCCGTCCCAGTTGTCCATGGAAACAAAGGTGTTCAAAAGGATGGTAAGAGAGGTATAAAGCCAATAGACAATGGAACGGTTATCGATCACATAGCAAAAGGGAAATCTCCAGAGGAAATATATGCCACAATATTGAAGATAAGGAAGATACTTCATCTGTACGATGTGGACAGCGCCGATGGGATCTTCAGATCAAGCGATGGGAACTTCAAAGGATATATAAGTTTACCCAGCAGGTATCTCTCAAAAAGGGAAATAAAAAAACTCGCCGCCATATCTCCGAACACCACAGTGAACATTATCAAGAACTGCTCTGTTGCAGAAAAGTATAGAATAAAGCTTCCACCGACGATTTACGGATTTGAAGAGCTCAGATGTAAGAACGAATACTGCATAACGAATCCCGTACATGGTGAAAATGTTTCTCCTTCTTTCGTGAGGAACAAGAAAGGGCAATTTATTTGCGAATACTGCGAAACTCCTCATTCATTCGAAGAAATCTGGAGTATTTGA
- a CDS encoding radical SAM protein — MKALILDGYVDEPAVFGVPPYVSPYVRYLAGALVLCNLEVDYITIDELRKENLWERVNDYDYLFVVAGLTVPGRYKGGTPLSLSELERILSIAKKPLKIVGGPIVEGYSLKGGTVAKKFGIHADFVVSGDIEAFALSYFKGEPNPNARSNYEIINMVAPYGSVILEKHPNFPHVICEIELSKGCERRTFCTFCTEPLLHGRLRSRSVDSILMEIKSLYKAGCRAFRFGRTANILAYGSDRNGGKPSPKLIEELYSGTREVAPSLEVLHTDNANPSYLVSYEKECKKIVETIVKYNTPGDVFSFGIESFDEIVLKKNNIQGSPEEFLKAIAIVNEIGGVRVEGVPKLLPGVNLILGLPGETEDTLRKNYLYLKKILDAGYLLRRINIRKLLVHPLTPVYEYFRNRKHKIKNHLHQKWKRKIREEIDHEMLKRVFPVGTVLKKVIPEYSEGKYTFGRQLGSYPILVGAPGKYDEIIDVVVVSHGERSVTGIRYPTSINTLTFEELVSIPGIGNAIAREIILNRPFEKREDLERIVPPETMLTLEKLKLI; from the coding sequence ATGAAGGCATTGATTCTCGATGGTTATGTTGACGAACCGGCCGTCTTTGGTGTTCCTCCTTATGTGAGTCCTTATGTCAGATATCTCGCAGGAGCACTGGTTCTCTGCAACCTGGAAGTTGATTACATAACAATAGACGAATTGAGAAAAGAAAACCTTTGGGAAAGGGTGAATGATTACGATTATCTATTCGTGGTTGCAGGTCTTACCGTACCCGGAAGATACAAAGGTGGAACTCCTTTGAGTCTCTCTGAATTGGAGAGGATACTGAGTATCGCCAAAAAACCGTTGAAAATCGTGGGAGGGCCGATCGTTGAAGGATATTCACTCAAAGGTGGAACGGTTGCGAAGAAGTTTGGAATTCACGCGGATTTTGTTGTCTCTGGAGATATAGAAGCATTCGCCCTTTCATATTTCAAGGGCGAACCAAATCCCAACGCGAGGAGTAATTACGAGATTATAAACATGGTGGCTCCTTACGGTTCCGTGATTCTTGAAAAACACCCGAATTTTCCACATGTGATATGCGAGATAGAATTGTCAAAAGGATGTGAGAGAAGAACGTTCTGTACTTTTTGCACCGAACCCCTCCTCCACGGAAGATTGCGATCGCGCAGTGTGGATTCTATTCTAATGGAAATAAAATCTCTCTATAAGGCAGGGTGTAGAGCGTTTCGCTTTGGAAGAACAGCGAACATTTTAGCTTATGGTTCTGACAGAAACGGCGGAAAACCATCTCCGAAGTTGATAGAAGAACTCTATTCTGGTACAAGAGAAGTGGCTCCCTCACTTGAGGTTCTTCACACGGACAATGCGAATCCTTCCTATCTTGTTTCCTACGAGAAGGAGTGTAAAAAGATCGTTGAAACCATTGTGAAATACAACACTCCAGGTGACGTTTTTTCTTTCGGTATTGAATCTTTTGACGAAATTGTTTTGAAGAAGAACAATATCCAAGGTTCGCCTGAGGAATTTTTGAAAGCGATTGCCATAGTAAATGAGATAGGTGGTGTTCGTGTGGAAGGTGTTCCCAAACTTCTCCCTGGTGTGAATCTGATATTGGGTCTTCCTGGAGAAACGGAAGACACTCTGAGAAAAAATTACCTCTATCTCAAAAAGATCCTGGACGCTGGATATCTGCTTAGGAGGATCAACATTAGGAAACTCTTGGTACATCCCTTAACACCGGTGTACGAGTATTTTCGGAATAGGAAACATAAAATCAAGAATCATCTCCATCAAAAGTGGAAAAGGAAGATAAGAGAGGAGATAGACCACGAAATGTTGAAACGAGTCTTTCCTGTGGGAACTGTTTTGAAAAAAGTGATACCGGAATATTCAGAAGGTAAATACACTTTCGGAAGACAACTGGGAAGTTATCCCATTCTTGTGGGTGCTCCTGGAAAGTATGATGAAATCATAGACGTTGTTGTGGTCTCCCACGGAGAGCGTTCTGTAACGGGTATTCGTTATCCTACATCTATAAATACCTTAACGTTTGAAGAACTCGTTTCGATACCAGGTATTGGAAATGCGATCGCAAGAGAAATCATTCTGAACAGACCGTTCGAAAAAAGAGAAGATCTTGAAAGAATCGTACCACCTGAAACGATGTTAACACTGGAAAAGCTGAAACTGATTTGA
- a CDS encoding RNA polymerase sigma factor has protein sequence MNERRLVEALKRKENWAYEVLYREFAPKIGSIAKSYLNTDDVDDVVQDVFMRIFKGIKKFRGDSKLSTWIYRIAVNVCKDYLQKYKKRNEFLTDFQETDNEDEVYIQPQANEDVLKEVWRSLSAEKVQKALEKLSPEDRLLIKLRDIDGMSYEEIASVLRKPLGTVKSRLHYARKRLGELLKEGEGVEGR, from the coding sequence TTGAATGAAAGAAGACTCGTAGAAGCCTTGAAAAGAAAGGAAAATTGGGCTTACGAGGTCTTGTACAGGGAATTTGCTCCAAAGATAGGAAGCATAGCGAAGAGTTATTTGAACACGGATGATGTGGATGACGTTGTTCAGGATGTCTTTATGAGGATATTCAAAGGAATTAAAAAGTTCAGGGGAGACTCAAAACTTTCCACTTGGATTTACAGAATAGCGGTGAACGTTTGTAAGGATTATCTTCAAAAATACAAAAAGAGGAACGAATTCTTGACAGACTTTCAGGAAACGGACAACGAAGATGAAGTTTACATACAACCGCAAGCTAATGAGGATGTTCTAAAAGAGGTATGGCGTTCGCTTTCTGCGGAGAAAGTCCAAAAGGCTTTGGAGAAATTATCACCTGAAGATAGATTGCTTATAAAACTCAGAGACATAGACGGCATGAGCTACGAAGAAATAGCTTCCGTTCTCCGAAAACCACTTGGAACAGTCAAGAGTAGGCTTCACTATGCAAGAAAAAGGCTGGGAGAGTTGCTGAAAGAAGGTGAAGGTGTTGAGGGACGATAG
- a CDS encoding lysine racemase, protein MYPRVLINLKEIEKNARKVVEMAGAKGIEVVGVTKVTLGDPRFAETLRKAGIKILGESRIKNVLRMKKAGIDGPFMLLRLPMMSELVEDVKHFDYIMVSDPQVAKKVDEIAKEMKRDVKLIYMIDVGDLREGVWFERAVEEIAQCKGLNIAGVGTNFGCYGGIIPTREKFEVLLDVKEKLEKEYGFNIEIVSGGNTPTLYALERNEIPEGINQLRIGEAIVLGRDITNDRVIEWLSQDTFIIEAEVIEVKEKPSVPVGKRGLDVFGRRVEFVDKGIRKRAICALGEQDIDSRGLIPMNEGIEVLHASSDHIVLDVTEIGDVKIGDVFRFRMTYSCLLKAMTSPFVEKIYEPSP, encoded by the coding sequence TAGAAGTGGTAGGAGTTACCAAAGTGACGTTGGGGGATCCCCGTTTTGCAGAAACTTTACGGAAGGCCGGCATAAAAATACTTGGAGAGTCTCGGATAAAGAATGTCTTAAGAATGAAGAAGGCGGGGATCGATGGACCCTTCATGTTGTTGAGGCTTCCAATGATGAGCGAGTTGGTTGAAGATGTCAAACACTTCGATTACATAATGGTTTCCGATCCCCAGGTAGCTAAGAAGGTAGACGAAATAGCCAAAGAGATGAAAAGGGACGTAAAACTCATATACATGATAGATGTAGGAGACTTAAGAGAGGGTGTATGGTTTGAAAGAGCTGTTGAGGAAATTGCTCAATGCAAGGGTTTAAATATTGCGGGAGTAGGAACGAACTTTGGATGTTACGGCGGAATAATTCCCACCAGGGAAAAGTTTGAGGTCCTTCTCGATGTAAAAGAAAAGCTCGAAAAAGAGTATGGATTCAACATAGAAATAGTTTCAGGGGGGAATACCCCTACTCTGTATGCACTTGAAAGAAACGAGATTCCAGAAGGTATAAATCAATTGAGGATAGGAGAAGCAATCGTTCTCGGAAGAGATATTACCAACGATCGTGTTATAGAGTGGCTTTCTCAAGATACGTTCATAATCGAAGCAGAAGTTATAGAAGTTAAAGAGAAACCTTCTGTTCCTGTTGGAAAGAGAGGATTGGATGTTTTCGGAAGAAGAGTAGAGTTCGTTGACAAGGGTATAAGAAAAAGGGCTATTTGCGCTTTGGGAGAGCAAGATATAGATAGCAGAGGTCTCATACCGATGAACGAAGGTATAGAAGTTCTACATGCATCCAGTGACCATATTGTTCTGGATGTTACAGAGATTGGTGATGTGAAAATAGGGGACGTGTTCAGATTCAGAATGACTTACTCTTGCCTTTTAAAAGCAATGACATCTCCCTTCGTTGAGAAAATCTATGAACCGTCACCTTGA